Proteins encoded within one genomic window of Streptomyces kaniharaensis:
- a CDS encoding vWA domain-containing protein: MTTDPAARLTGLVRALRGHGLRIGPAETVDAAAVLDVLGFADREQMRAGLAAALLRSDGQRAVFDAAFDLFFPLGVGTLEAARHVEPQDDAPRFGRPDPARDDLRERIAAALAADDRAALAALAGEAVESFGRYGTGSAPGSDGWSAHQALGRLAPETLLARILAALREGREAADLSDRVLADEIRRRIQDFRAMVAGEARRRVAELRGTERIAERAVTPAADRIDFLAAGPDQLAELRRTVHPLARKLATRLAARRRKAAHGQIDLRRTLRRSLSTGGVPLRPAYRLRRPARPELVLLCDVSGSVAGFADFTMLLVQAMSEQFSKVRVFAFVNRTAEVTALLARGDTDPARLAARILGEAKVMGYHGNSDYGSALGEFAERYLDAVGPRTSVLILGDARNNRRDPNLDALRRIAGRARRVHWLNPEQPALWPTGDSAALAYAGVVEMHSCRNARRLGELIARLLPV; this comes from the coding sequence ATGACGACCGATCCCGCCGCCCGCCTGACCGGCCTGGTCCGCGCGCTGCGCGGGCACGGGCTGCGGATCGGCCCGGCCGAGACGGTGGACGCGGCGGCCGTGCTCGACGTCCTCGGCTTCGCCGACCGCGAGCAGATGCGCGCCGGGCTGGCCGCCGCGCTGCTGCGCTCGGACGGCCAACGGGCGGTCTTCGACGCCGCCTTCGACCTCTTCTTCCCACTCGGCGTCGGCACACTGGAGGCCGCGCGCCACGTCGAACCGCAGGACGACGCACCGCGTTTCGGCCGCCCCGACCCCGCCCGCGACGACCTGCGCGAGCGCATCGCCGCCGCGCTCGCCGCCGACGACCGGGCCGCACTCGCCGCGCTGGCGGGCGAGGCGGTCGAGTCCTTCGGCCGCTACGGCACCGGCTCCGCCCCCGGCTCGGACGGTTGGTCGGCCCACCAGGCGCTCGGCCGGCTCGCCCCGGAGACCCTGCTCGCCCGGATCCTCGCCGCCCTGCGCGAAGGCCGGGAAGCGGCCGACCTCTCCGACCGCGTCCTCGCCGACGAGATCCGCCGCCGTATCCAGGACTTCCGCGCGATGGTCGCCGGCGAGGCCCGCCGCCGCGTCGCCGAGCTGCGCGGAACCGAGCGGATCGCCGAGCGCGCGGTCACGCCGGCCGCCGACCGGATCGACTTCCTCGCCGCCGGCCCCGACCAGCTCGCCGAACTCCGGCGCACCGTGCACCCGTTGGCCCGCAAGCTGGCCACGCGCCTGGCCGCCCGGCGCCGGAAGGCGGCCCACGGGCAGATCGACCTGCGGCGCACCCTGCGCCGCTCGCTGTCCACCGGCGGGGTGCCGCTGCGCCCGGCGTACCGGCTGCGCCGACCGGCCCGGCCGGAGCTGGTGCTGCTGTGCGACGTGTCCGGTTCGGTGGCCGGGTTCGCCGACTTCACCATGCTGCTGGTGCAGGCGATGAGCGAACAGTTCAGCAAGGTACGGGTGTTCGCGTTCGTCAACCGCACCGCCGAGGTGACCGCCCTGCTGGCGCGCGGCGACACCGACCCGGCCCGGCTGGCCGCGCGCATCCTCGGCGAGGCCAAGGTGATGGGCTACCACGGCAACAGCGACTACGGCTCCGCCCTGGGCGAGTTCGCCGAGCGGTACCTGGACGCGGTGGGCCCGCGGACCAGCGTACTGATCCTCGGCGACGCCCGGAACAACCGCCGTGACCCGAACCTGGACGCGCTGCGCCGGATCGCAGGCCGGGCACGGCGGGTCCACTGGCTCAACCCCGAGCAGCCCGCGCTCTGGCCGACCGGCGACTCCGCCGCGCTCGCCTACGCGGGCGTCGTGGAGATGCACTCCTGCCGCAACGCCCGCCGGCTGGGCGAACTGATCGCCCGCCTGCTACCGGTCTGA